The Anaerolineae bacterium genomic sequence AATAGATTGCCGTAACGCCGGTTTCTTTAAGTTTTTGCATGTTTTTTAAAATTTCGCGATTTGCCAGATGCTTTTTAAATGATTTTTCCAATAAGGCCGGCGAGGAATCTTTTTTGCTCAATTCATTTTCAACGATCGCTTTTTTTATTGCTGCTTCACCATGAGCAGAAGCAAGCCATTTGGGTTCTGGTGAAGGATATGGAGAGCGACCAAGAAGAACAATAGTAGGGTTTGCATGTTTCGCAAGGGCGTATGCTGCAGCGGCTGTTATACCTCTTGCACCTCCTGTTATGATAACTACGTCATCTTTGTTGAGATCTATTTTGCCTTGAGGATAAGGAGAAGACACAAGCTCCAATATAAGCCGCATGTTATGGTTCAGGCCGGCTTCAACAGTTTCTGATGGATCGGGATTTAAAAGTTCAGTAACAATATTTTTTGCAATACTTTTTTTGTCTTTCCATGTCGGTTCTATATCTATGGCATGGCATCTAACGCCAGCCCATTCAGTTGAGGCTGTTTTTGCAAGACCTGCGAGCCCTCCCATAACAGGATTGCTCATTCCCTTACCCTTAAAGCCGAATGCTCCGTCAAGGCTGGTTATTGTCGCAAACACAGCCCCGCTATCTGCGGCTGAATCTATGAGTTGCCGGGAAATCAGGCTTGTAACCACAAAGACATCCTTTAAGAAGGCCTCATCCTGTGAGTCTGTAGCCACTATCACAAGACCTCCTGCCGGAGGCAGATCCTTTTTCCCCTTTAATGCTTTGAGTGAAACCACCATGGTATCTATATTAAATGATGCCAGTTCATCAGCGATTGCTTGTGAGAGACCGGTTTTATCTTCTGTGATATAGACTTTTCTTCCAGCCGGTAGTCTTTTGTCATAAACAAGTGGCTTTTCAACCATTGATACTATTTTTCTGGGGATTTTATCTATGGCAATTTTATCTATAGGAAATTTAGTTGTTATTTGAACTTGGTTTGAACTTTCTTCAACCAACTGTCTCTTATGCTCATCTGTTTTTACGGCACCTGAAAGATGCTCTGCGATCTGGCCAAGAGTTTTCAGTTTACCCATGATTTCCGGAGAAACAGAAGGCAGCTCCGGCATTTTTTCTTCGATTGTGGAAAGTATTTCCACCCTTTTTATGGAATCAATGCCAAGGTCTGCTTCAATATCCATATCAAGATTAAGCATTTCAACAGGATATCCTGTGAGGCTGCTGACCACTTCGAGCATGTTATTTCGGATTGATGATTGATGATTGATGATTGATGATTGATGACCTTCAACCTCAGACTCATCTTGTTGATTGTTGATTTCGGATTCTGACTCCCGGTTCCCAGCTTTGAGCTTTGAGCTTTGAGCTTCCACCTTGCTTTGATCTCTGATCTTTGAGCTTTCAGCTTCTTCCCGGCTTCCGGTTTCCAGGTTAAGTCCCATGGAGGCTTGAGCCATGAGCCGGGCATTTTCCATCATGTTTTGCAGCATGCGGCTTGCCTCTGACTGGGTTTCCAGAAATTTTTTATGGGTTTCAGCAGTTTGTAGTTGAAGAGCCTGCATCGATTTCATCCCTTCCTGGACCGTTTTTAAAGCATCTGCAATCAGGTCGGGTTGTTTATTTATAATTGTGGCCATAGCTTTATCCGATTTATTGTGGTTTTGTGTTGAAAATGTATTTTGCGTTGCCTGAGTTTCCGGATGTATGCCGGTTATAAGGTTTTTAACAGGTTTTGTTGTTTTTTCTCTTTGTTTTGATCTGTAGTTTGCTCCTGCAACAGGTATGCTCATAAGCTGTTTTTGCGTTTCTCTGACAGGATCTTCCCATTTGTTTAAATTAACATTATGACCAAGAGAGGCGAGAAGGCTGAGTGTTTTAGCCAGATCCATTACTCCTGATCCTTTTCCGCAAGAGCTGTCCATGGAAATCGCCTGAAAATTTCGGTCCCTTAATATTGATTTGACAAGACCTGTCAGCACCGATTTAGGGCCGATCTCCACAAATGTGTGCGCACCGGCTTTAAATAGATTTTCGATTTCGCTTACAAAATTAACCGGGCTTATGATTTGTCCGCCAAGCAGCTTTTTTGCCTTGTCGGAATCGGCAGGGTAAGGCATTCCGGTTGTATTTGAAAAGACCGGCACCTCTGATGGAACAATGTCTGCATTTTGCACCTGCCTGGAAAACGGCTTCTGAGCATCCTTTACCAGTGCGCTGTGAAAAGCGGCTGACACGGAAAGTTTTATTGTTTTAAACCCTTTTTGTCTGCATATCTTGTCGGCCAGTGCAATTGACTCAACAGAACCGGATAGAACCCCCTGGTTCCGGCTGTTTTTGTTTGCAAGGATTGCGCCTGTATTTGAGCTGTTAATCAGCTCCTCAAGTTCGTTGATCGGCGCCTTTACCGCCAGCATTGTACCGCTGTCATCTTTATCGCGTCCGGCTGCGGCCATTAAATTACCGCGGGCGATTGAAAGGTCAAAAAGAGTGTTGATATCCATCCATCCTGCGGCATAAAGGGCAGGCAGCTCCCCATAGCTGTGTCCGCATGTTGCATCAGGCTTTATTCCGAATCCTTGAAGGATTTTAAGCATTGCCAGACTTACCGCGCCGATGGCCGGCTGGGCGATATCCGTGTTTTTTAAAGCATCTTTATCTGTTTGAGCCGGAAAAGGATAGATATAATCGGTTAAATAACCGGTACTATTATATTTGCTGTTTGCAAGTTCCATGACCTCAAGGGCTTCCGGAAAGCAGCAAACAAGGTCGCGGCCCATTTGCGCGTATTGACTGCCCTGGCCTGGAAACATAAATGCGATTTTATCGCGGTTTTCAGGGTTGATATAATCAGGGCCCCCATAATAGATATTTTGCAGGTTCCATGCCCCTTTCCAATTGTTTGCTCTAATTGCGTCCAATGCCTCGTCAAAAACCAGGGATGTGTACGCGGAAGAATCAAGAGGCTGTTCGATGACAAACAAAAGCCTGTGCCTGTCATTAAATGAAAAATCGGTTCTGGTATCAGCGGCTGTTTTTGAAAACTCTTTGTTTGAGATTCCTTTGTCAATAGAGCTTTTCACGCTGCTGACAAGCTTAACAAGCTCATCTTTGCTTGAAGCTGACAGTGCAATGATTTCAATTGACCCGTCCCAGGAGATATTTTTTTTGGGGGACCTGTGTTCTTCGATAAGAACATGAAAATTACTTCCGCCGAATCCAAAAGCGCTGACCCCCGCGCGGCGAGGATGATCCTTTTTTGAGAACCATGGCCTGGTTTCCGTGTTTAAATAAAAAGGGGATTCATCTATTCTTAATTCCGGATCAGGGTTATCGGCTTTCAATGTCGGAGGCAGGGCCTTGTGATAAAGAGACAGCGCGGCCTTAATCAAACCTGCTGCCCCGGCTGCAGCCTTGGTGTGGCCGATCATCGACTTGACTGATCCAAGAGCGCACTTGCTTGCTGATATGTTTTTGTTTGATTCGCCAAAAACCTTGCATAACGATTGAA encodes the following:
- a CDS encoding SDR family NAD(P)-dependent oxidoreductase; the protein is MKPTETKNNQNIPIAIIGIGCFFPKSPGLKEYWRLIFQGKDGITEVPKSHWNPEDYFNKNPKEPDHVYCRRGGFLSPVSFDPTEFGMPPSSIEATDTSQILGLMAAKTALDDAGYWKGKKFNKDKTSVILGITGTQELVIPLGARLGHPKWRKALLDSGISSEKTQEIIDRISDSYVSWQENSFPGLLGNVVAGRICNRLDLGGTNCVVDAACASSMSAIHLAVMELMSGRSDMALTGGVDTLNDIFMHMCFSKTHILSPTEDIRPFSRDADGTVLGEGVGIVVLKRLKDAEEDNDKIYAVIKGVGSSSDGKSQSIYAPRAEGQAKALHKAYCNAGIDPGTIGLIEAHGTGTKVGDSVEFQSLCKVFGESNKNISASKCALGSVKSMIGHTKAAAGAAGLIKAALSLYHKALPPTLKADNPDPELRIDESPFYLNTETRPWFSKKDHPRRAGVSAFGFGGSNFHVLIEEHRSPKKNISWDGSIEIIALSASSKDELVKLVSSVKSSIDKGISNKEFSKTAADTRTDFSFNDRHRLLFVIEQPLDSSAYTSLVFDEALDAIRANNWKGAWNLQNIYYGGPDYINPENRDKIAFMFPGQGSQYAQMGRDLVCCFPEALEVMELANSKYNSTGYLTDYIYPFPAQTDKDALKNTDIAQPAIGAVSLAMLKILQGFGIKPDATCGHSYGELPALYAAGWMDINTLFDLSIARGNLMAAAGRDKDDSGTMLAVKAPINELEELINSSNTGAILANKNSRNQGVLSGSVESIALADKICRQKGFKTIKLSVSAAFHSALVKDAQKPFSRQVQNADIVPSEVPVFSNTTGMPYPADSDKAKKLLGGQIISPVNFVSEIENLFKAGAHTFVEIGPKSVLTGLVKSILRDRNFQAISMDSSCGKGSGVMDLAKTLSLLASLGHNVNLNKWEDPVRETQKQLMSIPVAGANYRSKQREKTTKPVKNLITGIHPETQATQNTFSTQNHNKSDKAMATIINKQPDLIADALKTVQEGMKSMQALQLQTAETHKKFLETQSEASRMLQNMMENARLMAQASMGLNLETGSREEAESSKIRDQSKVEAQSSKLKAGNRESESEINNQQDESEVEGHQSSIINHQSSIRNNMLEVVSSLTGYPVEMLNLDMDIEADLGIDSIKRVEILSTIEEKMPELPSVSPEIMGKLKTLGQIAEHLSGAVKTDEHKRQLVEESSNQVQITTKFPIDKIAIDKIPRKIVSMVEKPLVYDKRLPAGRKVYITEDKTGLSQAIADELASFNIDTMVVSLKALKGKKDLPPAGGLVIVATDSQDEAFLKDVFVVTSLISRQLIDSAADSGAVFATITSLDGAFGFKGKGMSNPVMGGLAGLAKTASTEWAGVRCHAIDIEPTWKDKKSIAKNIVTELLNPDPSETVEAGLNHNMRLILELVSSPYPQGKIDLNKDDVVIITGGARGITAAAAYALAKHANPTIVLLGRSPYPSPEPKWLASAHGEAAIKKAIVENELSKKDSSPALLEKSFKKHLANREILKNMQKLKETGVTAIYYSVDVRDFQAVNSVLNDVRSAYGPIKGIIHGAGILEDRLITDKTIEQFERVFDTKVKGLKAVLEATKEDNLKYIVLFSSITARIGNKGQADYAMANEVLNKTAQQESINRPECKVISMNWGPWDGGMVSPALKHEFERNNVKLIPTDSGAMCMLYEMMGDKGSPVEVVVGAEILTQQNKDAVKTKSFALKQASYLKKKDELSLTIKREIDVDRYPILESHILGEKPVIPFALIAEWLGHGALHGNPGLFFHGLDDIQALKGIRLDQQKKIIRLMAGKPVKNGPFFEVDVEVRDGIKDGVDIVYYRAKAVLTDSFSQPPHFDRLEKIDSKPYPMSIEEIYDKILFHGVKLQGIREITEYSSNRMVARISTAPLPAMWMVEPLRSRWIGDPLVLDSAFQMAILYSFKETGLVSLPSYTSSYRQYQKAFPRDEVTAVLEVKKITDHKMTCDFTFLDNDNIVVAQLTGYEAVMDASLLKAFKPELDSSITAFARRSA